A stretch of Henckelia pumila isolate YLH828 chromosome 4, ASM3356847v2, whole genome shotgun sequence DNA encodes these proteins:
- the LOC140863372 gene encoding isocitrate dehydrogenase [NAD] regulatory subunit 1, mitochondrial-like — protein MSRRVLPILKHHLSSRFGSHTRSVTYMPRPGDGSPRAVTLIPGDGVGPLVTGAVEQVMEAMHAPVYFEKYDIHGDMKTVPPEVIDSIKKNKVCLKGGLKTPVGGGVNSLNVILRKELDLYASLVHCFNLKGLPTRHENVDIVVIRENTEGEYSGLEHEVVPGVVESLKVITKFCSERIAKYAFEYAYLNNRKKVTAVHKANIMKLADGLFLESCREVASDYPSIQYAEMIVDNCSMQLVSKPEQFDVMVTPNLYGNLVANTAAGIAGGTGVMPGGNVGADHAVFEQGASAGNVGNEKLAEQKKANPVALLLSSAMLLRHLQFPSFADRLETAVKRVISEGKYRTKDLGGDSTTQEVVDAVIANLD, from the exons ATGTCACGGAGAGTCTTGCCCATTCTAAAGCACCATCTTTCATCTAGATTTGGGTCCCACACCCGATCCGTTACGTATATGCCCCGACCCGGAGATGGGTCGCCACGCGCCGTCACCCTCATTCCCGGCGACGGAGTTGGGCCCCTCGTCACCGGCGCGGTGGAGCAGGTTATGGAGGCCATGCACGCCCCCGTCTACTTTGAGAAATATGACATACACGGGGACATGAAGACTGTCCCTCCCGAGGTGATCGATTCGATCAAGAAGAACAAGGTGTGTCTCAAGGGAGGGCTGAAAACTCCTGTTGGCGGGGGTGTAAATTCTCTCAATGTCATCTTGAGGAAGGAACTCGATCTCTACGCTTCCCTCGTTCACTGCTTTAATCTCAAGGGACTGCCTACGCGTCATGAGAATGTAGATATTGTCGTGATCCGGGAGAATACGGAGGGAGAGTACTCGGGGCTCGAGCATGAGGTTGTTCCTGGAGTTGTAGAAAGCCTTAAG GTGATCACAAAGTTCTGCTCAGAACGAATAGCAAAATACGCCTTTGAGTATGCCTATCTCAACAACAGGAAGAAAGTGACCGCTGTGCATAAAGCAAACATAATGAAACTTGCGGATGGTCTTTTTCTAGAATCCTGCCGTGAAGTTGCTAGCGATTACCCTAGTATACAATACGCTGAGATGATAGTGGATAATTGCTCCATGCAGCTTGTTTCTAAACCAGAGCAATTTGATGTCATG GTGACTCCTAATCTGTATGGGAATCTTGTTGCAAATACGGCTGCTGGTATAGCTGGAGGTACCGGTGTCATGCCTGGCG GGAATGTGGGGGCTGATCATGCGGTCTTTGAGCAAGGTGCTTCAGCAGGAAATGTGGGAAATGAGAAATTAGCCGAGCAAAAGAAGGCAAATCCAGTGGCTCTGCTTCTTTCATCAGCTATGTTGCTGAGACACCTACAGTTTCCTTCATTTGCTGATCGGTTAGAGACTGCGGTGAAGCGTGTTATATCAGAAGGTAAGTACAGGACAAAAGATCTTGGTGGAGACAGTACGACCCAAGAAGTTGTGGACGCTGTCATTGCAAATCTGGACTGA
- the LOC140863147 gene encoding U-box domain-containing protein 15-like has translation MEFEGSGLEDKGIGVLGCSRGEGNLVKQMVQMIENVGSFGGFRKTQRKECLNLVRRLRLLIPLLEELDSDEALCYLDGLNKALLAAKKLLKTCITGSKIFLAMESEAVLSRFHGVYDKISHALTDMPYENLGISDEVREQVELMHMQLKRAKRRAETQDIELAMDLMIVFSRNEDDRNADGAVIERLAKKLELHTAEDLKAETTAVRKLVKAKGSLHSENFQQVVDLLQKIKQTAGVDEDKCVLDGPLAIRRLEKCKSLLIPHEFLCPISLEIMADPVIIATGQTYERESIRKWLSSGHRTCPKTGQKLNYLTLAPNLALRNLILQWCEKNSYDLPKTEVCDEPDIASSPLAEEISSLVQNLYSPQANVQRDAVFRIRVLSKESPDSRILFANSGGIPPLISLLSSSSYADDSATQQHIVTALLNLSLDESNKRLIAREGAIPAIVRVLMCGTQEAKENSAAALFSLSVLDENKVVVGCSNGIPPLVDLLRSGTNRGKKDAATALFSLVLDQSNRTRAIKAGIIPPLLHILEDKSLDMVDESLSILLLIASHPEGRNGIGKLPFIRTLVEIVRHGTPKNKECAAAVILELGSNSSSCLLGALQYGVYEHLLEMTRCGTNRARRKAHSLLHLISKNEHIPFVPIPKPKLYV, from the exons ATGGAATTCGAAGGGAGTGGGCTTGAAGATAAGGGCATCGGTGTATTGGGTTGTTCGAGGGGGGAGGGGAATCTGGTGAAGCAAATGGTACAGATGATTGAGAATGTGGGATCGTTTGGGGGTTTCAGAAAAACACAGAGGAAGGAGTGTTTAAACTTGGTGAGGAGGCTGAGGCTTCTGATCCCTCTTTTGGAAGAGCTCGATTCCGATGAGGCATTGTGTTATTTGGATGGTTTGAATAAAGCATTGTTGGCTGCTAAGAAATTGCTCAAGACTTGTATCACTGGGAGCAAGATTTTTCTT GCCATGGAGAGTGAGGCAGTCTTGAGCAGATTTCATGGTGTTTATGATAAGATATCCCATGCACTGACTGATATGCCTTATGAGAATCTTGGGATCTCCGATGAAGTCAGAGAACAA GTTGAGCTGATGCATATGCAACTGAAACGAGCTAAAAGGAGGGCAGAAACTCAAGATATTGAGCTTGCAATGGACTTGATGATTGTATTTTCAAGAAATGAAGACGACCGGAACGCAGATGGTGCGGTAATAGAGAGGCTAGCCAAGAAGTTGGAGTTGCATACTGCAGAAGATCTCAAGGCCGAAACCACGGCTGTGAGAAAACTTGTCAAGGCCAAAGGGTCACTTCATTCAGAGAACTTCCAACAGGTAGTGGATTTGCTGCAAAAAATTAAGCAAACAGCTGGAGTTGATGAAGACAAGTGTGTTCTTGATGGACCTCTGGCGATAAGACGTTTAGAGAAGTGTAAATCTTTGCTGATCCCTCATGAATTCCTCTGCCCGATCAGTCTCGAGATTATGGCAGATCCTGTTATCATTGCAACTGGCCAG ACTTATGAGCGGGAAAGCATTCGGAAGTGGTTGAGTTCAGGACACAGAACATGCCCGAAAACGGGACAGAAGTTGAATTACTTGACACTGGCTCCTAATCTAGCCCTCCGCAATCTTATCCTCCAATGGTGCGAAAAGAACAGCTACGACCTCCCCAAGACAGAGGTATGCGATGAACCGGACATAGCCTCTTCGCCACTTGCCGAGGAAATCTCTTCCTTGGTCCAAAACTTGTATTCCCCGCAGGCTAACGTGCAGCGGGACGCTGTTTTCAGGATTCGTGTCCTGTCCAAAGAGAGTCCCGACAGTAGAATCTTGTTTGCAAACAGTGGAGGCATCCCTCCCTTGATCTCACTCCTATCATCGTCATCTTACGCAGATGATTCCGCGACCCAACAGCACATTGTCACTGCTCTATTGAACTTGTCACTGGATGAGTCAAACAAGAGGCTCATAGCTAGAGAAGGAGCCATTCCTGCTATAGTTAGAGTTCTGATGTGTGGAACACAAGAGGCTAAAGAAAACTCGGCCGCAGCCTTGTTCAGTTTATCGGTTCTTGATGAGAACAAAGTTGTTGTGGGATGCTCGAATGGGATCCCACCTCTCGTCGATCTCTTGAGAAGTGGGACAAACAGAGGGAAGAAGGATGCAGCCACCGCGCTTTTTAGCCTGGTGCTCGACCAGTCGAACCGAACAAGAGCCATAAAGGCTGGAATAATCCCACCATTGCTTCATATACTTGAGGATAAGAGCTTGGACATGGTGGACGAATCTCTCTCCATTCTGTTGCTCATCGCATCTCATCCGGAAGGACGGAACGGGATCGGGAAGCTACCGTTTATCCGAACTCTGGTCGAAATAGTCAGACATGGGACACCTAAGAACAAAGAATGTGCTGCAGCTGTGATACTAGAGCTAGGTTCGAATAGTTCATCGTGTTTGCTAGGAGCATTGCAGTATGGGGTGTACGAGCATTTGCTAGAGATGACCAGATGTGGCACCAACCGAGCTCGACGAAAGGCGCATTCGCTGTTGCATCTCATAAGCAAGAACGAACACATACCCTTTGTTCcaataccaaaaccaaaacTTTATGTATGA
- the LOC140860977 gene encoding ubiquitin domain-containing protein DSK2b-like, whose product MGTEGETGVGVVVGDEVNISIRCSNGSKFSVRASLQSTVGEFKGLLGQNCDVPAEQQRLIYKGRILKDDQTLLSYGLQADHTVHMVRGSAPAASPPSAVPPSAAPNNGGAGLTDGGASLFPGLGLGTIGGTGASGLFGSGLPEFERLQEQLTSNPNMMREMMNTPVIQSLMNNPDVMRNLIMSNPQMREIMDRNPELSHILNDPSILRQTLEAARNPELMREMMRNTDRAMSNIESSPEGFNMLRRMYENVQEPLLNATTMGGGTGTDVASNPFAALLRNQGATQNRVGSDSSATGPEMTTGTTIPNSNPLPNPWGNSGISQSNNANPTGDARPPSAAGVRGLGIPGLEQMGMPDPSLFNQVLQNPAMTHMMQNLLSNPRYMDQILGLNPQLRSMLDMNPQLREMMQNPEIVRELSSPEMMQQMMALQQQLSQLSRQQSTPEGAQTNQGTGNQNNMGLDALMNMLGGFGAGGLNVPSTNNPNVPPEELYATQLSQLQDMGFYDREENIRALRATSGNVHAAVERLLGNTAR is encoded by the exons atggGTACAGAGGGAGAGACAGGCGTCGGTGTCGTGGTAGGGGACGAGGTGAATATCAGCATCCGATGCTCCAACGGCTCTAAGTTTTCGGTGCGAGCGTCTCTGCAATCCACGGTGGGGGAGTTCAAAGGTCTTTTGGGGCAGAATTGCGATGTCCCCGCTGAACAGCAACGGTTGATTTACAAAGGTCGGATCTTGAAGGACGACCAAACCCTCCTCAGCTATG GTTTGCAGGCAGATCACACTGTCCATATGGTTCGTGGTTCTGCACCCGCTGCATCACCGCCCTCTGCTGTTCCTCCCAGTGCTGCCCCCAATAATGGGGGTGCTGGGCTTACTGATGGCGGTGCTTCATTGTTTCCTGGGCTTGGTTTAGGGACAATTGGTGGCACGGGGGCATCTGGATTATTTGGAAGTGGGCTTCCTGAGTTTGAACGATTGCAGGAACAGCTAACTTCGAACCCTAACATGATGAGGGAGATGATGAACACCCCTGTGATCCAAAGCCTAATGAACAACCCTGACGTTATGCGCAACTTAATAATGAGTAACCCTCAAATGCGTGAGATCATGGACCGGAATCCTGAACTTTCTCACATTCTTAATGATCCCAGTATCCTTAGGCAAACACTTGAAGCTGCACGGAATCCGGAATTAATGCGTGAGATGATGCGGAACACTGACAGGGCCATGAGTAATATTGAATCTTCTCCCGAGGGATTTAATATGCTCAGGCGCATGTACGAAAATGTCCAAGAACCCTTATTAAATGCAACAACAATGGGTGGTGGCACTGGAACTGACGTGGCATCAAATCCATTTGCTGCTCTATTGAGGAATCAAGGTGCTACGCAAAACCGAGTGGGTTCTGATTCTTCAGCCACTGGTCCAGAAATGACCACAGGAACCACAATTCCAAACAGCAACCCACTTCCCAACCCATGGGGTAATTCTG GCATTTCCCAGTCAAATAATGCCAATCCAACTGGTGATGCGAGACCACCCTCTGCTGCTGGGGTAAGGGGGCTTGGCATACCTGGATTGGAGCAAATGGGCATGCCAGATCCCTCTTTATTCAATCAAGTGTTGCAGAACCCGGCCATGACGCATATGATGCAAAATTTGCTTTCTAATCCCCGGTACATGGATCAA ATCCTAGGCTTAAATCCTCAACTTCGCAGCATGCTTGATATGAACCCTCAGTTGAGAGAAATGATGCAAAACCCTGAGATTGTTCGTGAGTTGAGCTCTCCTGAAATGATGCAG CAAATGATGGCTTTGCAGCAGCAACTCTCTCAACTTAGTCGGCAGCAATCCACCCC GGAAGGAGCTCAGACCAATCAGGGTACAG GAAACCAAAACAATATGGGTCTTGATGCTCTGATGAACATGCTTGGTGGATTCGGAGCTGGTGGTCTGAATGTTCCAAGCACAAACAATCCTAATG TGCCCCCAGAGGAGCTGTACGCGACGCAGCTATCACAGCTTCAAGATATGGGTTTCTATGACAGGGAGGAAAATATCAGAGCTCTCCGTGCTACATCAGGAAACGTTCACGCCGCTGTTGAACGGCTTTTGGGGAACACAGCTCGTTAG